A genomic window from Flavobacterium azooxidireducens includes:
- a CDS encoding ChaN family lipoprotein, producing the protein MKEIKKNKFLSTLAPLSFGEGLGVRFLILLISTSSFSQNKSPYQVFDKNGKKSSYEKILKAAEKSELVLFGEHHDNSIVHWLQLELTKDLAEKKPLILGAEMIEADNQKQLNQYLNDEIDQKKFDTTARLWNNHKTDYKPLVDFAKAKKFPFIATNVPRRYASVVFKKDFAGLDDLSDEEKSWIAPLPIPFDINLPGYQKMLEMMGGHAGEKMPKAQAIKDATMAHFIVQNLKNGTIFVHYNGTYHSDFFEGINWYVDQYRKNTKIITIATVEQKELSKLEQEHYNKADFILVIDEDVTKTY; encoded by the coding sequence ATGAAAGAAATAAAAAAGAATAAATTTTTAAGTACGCTCGCTCCCCTCTCCTTTGGAGAGGGGTTGGGGGTGAGGTTTTTAATCCTATTAATATCAACATCTTCATTCTCTCAGAACAAATCACCCTATCAAGTTTTCGATAAAAACGGCAAAAAATCATCCTATGAAAAAATCCTAAAAGCAGCTGAAAAATCAGAACTTGTTTTATTTGGCGAACACCATGATAATTCAATCGTACATTGGTTGCAATTAGAATTGACAAAAGATTTAGCCGAAAAAAAGCCATTGATTTTAGGAGCAGAAATGATTGAAGCCGATAATCAAAAGCAATTAAATCAATATTTGAATGACGAAATAGACCAGAAAAAGTTTGATACTACGGCACGTTTGTGGAACAATCACAAAACCGATTACAAACCACTAGTTGATTTTGCGAAAGCGAAAAAATTCCCTTTTATCGCCACAAATGTGCCAAGACGATATGCGAGTGTTGTTTTTAAAAAGGATTTTGCAGGTTTAGACGATTTATCCGATGAAGAAAAAAGTTGGATTGCTCCGTTACCAATTCCGTTTGATATTAATTTGCCCGGTTATCAAAAAATGTTAGAAATGATGGGTGGCCATGCCGGAGAAAAGATGCCAAAAGCCCAAGCAATTAAAGATGCAACGATGGCTCATTTTATCGTTCAAAACCTAAAAAACGGCACTATTTTTGTGCATTATAACGGAACGTATCACAGTGATTTTTTTGAAGGAATCAATTGGTATGTAGATCAATACCGTAAAAACACCAAAATTATTACGATTGCTACGGTTGAACAAAAAGAGTTAAGTAAATTAGAACAAGAACATTACAATAAAGCCGACTTTATTCTCGTTATAGACGAAGATGTGACCAAAACCTACTAA